Proteins from a genomic interval of Vulgatibacter sp.:
- a CDS encoding MASE1 domain-containing protein, with product MSRPSAGQAHGGRDGIGRRIVGTLLLALAYAFAALLGGTLEVAPVNVSPVWPAAGVALAGLLLYGRSLWPGVFLGSFSVLAVVLVASTESLPRGLLTAAGVAAGASASAVFATFLVQRFALERVPPHSLRGLAALVGLGALIGPLPNTLIGTAMVGLAGYVEPHHLAGAAASWWLGDVVGILVAAPPLLLLGERHPIGPSRSVAEALLLLFLFLVVGAVAFGPWVPATRQYQLAYLALPLLVWAALRFGLAGAAAGNLLVASMAITWTAARQGPFAGLDVGESLRLLQIFVVVVSVTFLALAVVMEERAAAHRALSAARRELRNQVEEQTRALRHSLALLRATLDATADGILVVDGQGRIVSFNRRFLELWRLPRSLLEAGDDRAAIGAVLSQLEDPDGFRARVEELYGHPTAEAHDLVQLRDGRIFDRFSRPQWLDGQPVGRVWSFRDVTARRLAERERDRLLVQEQQARREAEQAHARTIFLSEASRALATSMSFAATARRVVGLALAGGGRFATLYLVDASGRPAPVAAAHFDGAAIGWLLEEDGGAPPVPNLDGRVRSTLEAGRSQQWRGDGELGPVLCVPLASRGRFIGVLAVGRRAGAGPFRREDAAVLEELGQRSALSLENAALLREAQEAVRVRDDFLSIASHELKTPLTTLKLQLQKMERILRRDPTDTRIVGLLQSVVRQSGRLHALIDELLDLSRITTHRIALVSEHLDFGELVAESVERSREPAARAGSSLLLTTEGELHGSWDRVRLEQVVGNLVSNAVKYGAGRPIEVRVRDQGDLVRLEVEDHGIGISPEDQARIFERFERAVASRHYGGFGLGLWIVRQVVEAMGGRIWVESVAGRGSTFTVELPRGQPQAAMGEHPP from the coding sequence GTGAGCAGGCCTTCCGCAGGCCAGGCGCACGGCGGCAGGGACGGAATAGGGCGGCGGATCGTGGGGACGCTGCTCCTGGCGCTCGCCTATGCCTTCGCGGCGCTCCTCGGCGGGACGCTCGAGGTGGCCCCGGTCAACGTCAGCCCCGTCTGGCCTGCTGCGGGTGTCGCCCTCGCCGGCCTGCTCCTCTACGGGCGCTCCCTGTGGCCGGGCGTCTTCCTCGGTTCGTTCTCGGTCCTCGCCGTCGTCCTGGTTGCATCGACGGAGAGCCTCCCGAGGGGGCTGCTCACCGCAGCGGGCGTCGCCGCCGGTGCGTCGGCAAGCGCGGTCTTCGCCACCTTCCTCGTCCAACGCTTCGCCCTCGAGCGGGTCCCGCCCCATTCCCTGCGCGGGCTCGCGGCGCTGGTCGGCCTCGGCGCGCTGATCGGCCCGCTGCCCAACACGCTGATCGGGACGGCGATGGTCGGGCTCGCGGGTTACGTCGAGCCGCACCATCTCGCCGGGGCTGCAGCCTCCTGGTGGCTCGGTGACGTGGTGGGGATCCTCGTCGCCGCGCCGCCGCTCCTCCTCCTCGGAGAGCGCCATCCGATCGGCCCGTCGCGCAGCGTGGCCGAGGCGTTGCTGCTGCTCTTCCTCTTCCTCGTGGTGGGGGCCGTCGCCTTCGGGCCGTGGGTCCCCGCCACCCGCCAGTACCAGCTCGCCTACCTGGCGCTGCCGCTGCTGGTCTGGGCAGCGCTCCGCTTCGGTCTGGCGGGCGCCGCCGCCGGGAATCTCCTCGTCGCCTCCATGGCGATCACCTGGACCGCCGCACGGCAGGGACCCTTCGCCGGCCTCGACGTGGGCGAGTCGCTGCGCCTTCTCCAGATCTTCGTGGTGGTGGTCTCGGTGACCTTCCTCGCCCTCGCGGTGGTGATGGAGGAGCGGGCTGCAGCGCACCGCGCCCTCTCCGCCGCCCGCCGAGAGCTGCGCAACCAGGTGGAGGAGCAGACCCGGGCCCTCCGCCACTCCCTCGCGCTCTTGCGCGCCACCCTGGACGCAACCGCCGACGGCATCCTCGTCGTCGACGGGCAGGGGCGGATCGTCAGCTTCAACCGGCGCTTCCTCGAGCTGTGGCGGCTGCCCCGCTCGCTGCTCGAGGCCGGCGACGATCGGGCCGCCATCGGCGCGGTCCTCTCGCAGCTGGAGGACCCCGACGGCTTTCGCGCCCGGGTCGAGGAACTCTACGGGCACCCCACTGCCGAGGCCCACGACCTGGTGCAGCTCCGCGACGGCAGGATCTTCGACCGCTTCTCCCGGCCCCAATGGCTCGATGGCCAGCCGGTGGGCCGGGTCTGGAGCTTTCGTGACGTCACCGCGCGCCGCCTCGCGGAGCGGGAGCGCGACAGGCTGCTCGTGCAGGAGCAGCAGGCGCGCCGCGAGGCGGAGCAGGCCCACGCCCGCACGATCTTCCTCTCCGAGGCGAGCCGGGCGCTGGCCACCTCGATGTCCTTCGCGGCGACCGCCCGCCGCGTGGTCGGGCTCGCGCTCGCCGGCGGCGGGCGTTTCGCCACGCTCTATCTCGTCGATGCGAGCGGGCGACCGGCGCCGGTCGCTGCTGCCCATTTCGACGGGGCAGCGATCGGGTGGCTGCTCGAGGAGGACGGGGGCGCGCCGCCGGTGCCCAACCTCGACGGCAGGGTGCGGAGCACCCTCGAGGCCGGTCGGTCGCAACAGTGGCGTGGCGACGGGGAGCTGGGGCCGGTGCTCTGCGTCCCCCTGGCCAGCCGGGGTCGGTTCATCGGCGTGCTGGCGGTGGGCAGGCGTGCCGGGGCGGGCCCCTTCCGCCGGGAGGATGCCGCGGTGCTCGAGGAGCTCGGGCAGCGCTCCGCCCTCTCGCTGGAGAACGCCGCGCTGCTGCGGGAGGCACAGGAGGCGGTGCGCGTCCGCGACGACTTCCTCTCCATCGCCTCGCACGAGCTCAAGACGCCGCTCACCACGCTCAAGCTCCAGCTCCAGAAGATGGAGCGGATCCTGCGGCGCGATCCCACCGACACGCGGATCGTCGGGCTGCTCCAGTCGGTGGTGCGGCAGAGCGGCAGGCTCCACGCGCTGATCGACGAGCTCCTCGACCTCTCGCGGATCACCACCCACCGGATCGCGCTGGTGAGCGAGCACCTCGACTTCGGCGAGCTGGTCGCTGAGAGCGTCGAGCGCTCGCGGGAGCCTGCTGCCCGCGCCGGCTCGTCGCTCCTGCTCACGACCGAGGGGGAGCTCCACGGGAGCTGGGACCGCGTGCGTCTCGAGCAGGTGGTGGGGAACCTCGTCTCCAACGCGGTGAAATACGGCGCCGGCAGGCCGATCGAGGTGCGGGTCCGGGACCAGGGGGATCTCGTCCGGCTCGAGGTGGAGGATCACGGCATCGGGATCTCGCCCGAGGACCAGGCGCGGATCTTCGAGCGCTTCGAGCGGGCCGTCGCCTCCCGCCACTACGGTGGCTTCGGCCTCGGGCTTTGGATCGTGCGGCAGGTGGTCGAGGCGATGGGCGGGCGGATCTGGGTGGAGAGCGTCGCCGGGCGGGGCTCGACCTTCACGGTGGAGCTGCCCCGCGGGCAGCCGCAGGCGGCGATGGGCGAGCATCCGCCTTGA
- the ald gene encoding alanine dehydrogenase yields the protein MIVGVPKEVKVREYRVGMVPAGVRALTSRGHKVLVQKGAGLGSYIPDEDYIAAGATMIDTADQVWREAEMIVKVKEPIAEEYPRIQNGQLIYTYLHLAGVDPELTNVLVRKKATGIAYETIQLANGSLPLLRPMSEVAGRMAVQVGAMCLEREKGGKGILLGGVPGVRRGKVAIIGGGVVGTHAAKMAIGLGADVTILDTNIDRLGYLDDIFGGRISTMFSNQVNIANAVRESDLVVGAVLIPGAAAPKLVTEAMLKEMGDGSVVVDVAVDQGGCIETCVPTTHDNPTFIKHGVVHYCVANMPGAVSQTSTFALTNVTTPYAVKLADLGAVEAIQSDRALALGVNTLGGGVTYEAVAEALRLPYTPLADALVGRIKA from the coding sequence GTGATCGTTGGTGTTCCCAAGGAAGTGAAGGTTCGCGAGTACCGCGTGGGCATGGTGCCGGCAGGCGTGCGTGCGCTCACCTCGCGCGGCCACAAGGTCCTGGTCCAGAAGGGCGCGGGCCTGGGCTCGTACATCCCCGACGAGGATTACATCGCCGCTGGCGCGACCATGATCGACACCGCCGATCAGGTCTGGCGCGAGGCGGAGATGATCGTGAAGGTCAAGGAGCCGATCGCGGAGGAGTACCCCCGCATCCAGAACGGCCAGCTGATCTACACCTACCTGCACCTCGCCGGCGTGGACCCCGAGCTCACCAACGTCCTGGTCCGGAAGAAGGCCACCGGCATCGCCTACGAGACCATCCAGCTGGCGAACGGCTCGCTGCCGCTGCTCCGGCCGATGTCCGAGGTAGCCGGCCGCATGGCCGTGCAGGTCGGCGCGATGTGCCTCGAGCGCGAGAAGGGTGGCAAGGGCATCCTCCTCGGCGGCGTCCCCGGCGTGCGCCGCGGCAAGGTCGCGATCATCGGCGGCGGCGTGGTCGGCACCCACGCGGCGAAGATGGCGATCGGCCTCGGCGCCGACGTGACCATCCTCGACACCAACATCGACCGTCTCGGCTACCTCGACGACATCTTCGGCGGCCGCATCTCCACCATGTTCTCCAACCAGGTGAACATCGCCAACGCGGTGCGCGAGTCGGATCTCGTCGTCGGCGCCGTGCTCATCCCCGGCGCCGCAGCTCCCAAGCTCGTCACCGAGGCGATGCTCAAGGAGATGGGCGACGGCTCCGTGGTCGTCGACGTGGCGGTGGACCAGGGCGGCTGCATCGAGACCTGCGTCCCCACCACCCACGACAACCCGACCTTCATCAAGCACGGCGTGGTCCACTACTGCGTCGCGAACATGCCCGGCGCGGTGTCGCAGACCTCGACCTTCGCCCTCACCAACGTCACCACCCCCTACGCGGTCAAGCTGGCCGACCTCGGCGCGGTGGAGGCGATCCAGTCGGATCGCGCCCTCGCCCTCGGCGTGAACACCCTGGGCGGCGGCGTGACCTACGAGGCGGTGGCCGAGGCCCTCCGCCTGCCCTACACCCCGCTGGCCGACGCGCTGGTCGGCAGGATCAAGGCGTAA
- a CDS encoding radical SAM protein has product MTAPRLLFADPEGNLYDHPELLAAARHGEAVGEPDETPIPLPAFGRLASLPGRLPIGVDPETGELVVVDEITVGERTFQPVAVGAMLQPGYTRTLLPADEPLGDAPVLPQWAYTAAGWGEEGPVVWALHTDQRTHWNPTDFSTRELGGIVQARLLGEGSNRILKQLKTCALQYNCFTSQNTFYCRDEAAIPASVMCNARCVGCISDQPEDGPPASHERMDDAPLAEEMARVGIHHLKNATGRVMVSFGQGCEGEPLTRWKVIEKAIRAMRAETSRGSININTNGSLTEGLDALFRAGLDAVRVSLNSAWAPLYRAYYRPIGYDFSDVEASIAAARRHGGYVALNLLLFPGVTDRAGEVEALCELVAKHRVDQVQTRSLCIDPQQYLAVAGEVAAPGEPIGVPALLERLQAARPGLVIGNFARGLDER; this is encoded by the coding sequence ATGACCGCGCCCCGTCTTCTCTTTGCCGACCCCGAGGGGAACCTCTACGACCACCCCGAGCTCCTCGCCGCCGCCCGCCACGGCGAGGCGGTGGGCGAGCCCGACGAGACGCCGATCCCGCTTCCCGCGTTCGGACGGCTCGCCTCGCTGCCCGGCCGCCTCCCCATCGGCGTCGATCCGGAGACCGGCGAGCTGGTGGTCGTCGACGAGATCACCGTGGGCGAGCGCACCTTCCAGCCGGTGGCGGTGGGGGCGATGTTGCAGCCGGGCTACACCCGCACGCTGCTGCCTGCGGACGAGCCCCTGGGCGACGCGCCGGTGCTGCCGCAGTGGGCCTATACCGCTGCGGGCTGGGGCGAGGAGGGGCCGGTGGTCTGGGCGCTCCACACCGATCAGCGCACCCACTGGAACCCGACCGACTTCTCCACCCGCGAGCTCGGCGGCATCGTGCAGGCGCGTCTCCTCGGCGAGGGGAGCAACCGCATCCTCAAGCAGCTCAAGACCTGCGCCCTGCAGTACAACTGCTTCACCTCGCAGAACACCTTCTATTGCAGGGACGAGGCGGCGATCCCGGCGTCGGTGATGTGCAACGCCCGCTGCGTCGGCTGCATCTCCGACCAGCCCGAGGACGGCCCCCCCGCGTCCCACGAGCGCATGGACGACGCGCCGCTCGCGGAGGAGATGGCCCGGGTCGGCATCCACCACCTGAAGAACGCCACCGGCAGGGTGATGGTCTCCTTCGGCCAGGGCTGCGAGGGCGAGCCGCTCACCCGCTGGAAGGTGATCGAGAAGGCGATCCGCGCCATGCGCGCGGAGACGAGCCGCGGCTCGATCAACATCAACACCAACGGCTCGCTCACCGAGGGGCTCGACGCGCTCTTCCGCGCGGGCCTCGACGCGGTGCGCGTCTCCTTGAACTCCGCCTGGGCGCCGCTCTACCGCGCCTACTACCGGCCGATTGGCTACGACTTCTCCGACGTCGAGGCCTCGATCGCGGCGGCCCGCCGGCACGGTGGCTACGTGGCGCTCAACCTGCTCCTCTTCCCCGGCGTCACCGACCGGGCGGGCGAGGTGGAGGCACTCTGCGAGCTGGTGGCGAAGCACCGGGTCGACCAGGTGCAGACGCGCTCGCTCTGCATCGATCCCCAGCAATACCTCGCCGTGGCTGGCGAGGTGGCGGCGCCCGGCGAGCCGATCGGCGTTCCTGCCCTCCTCGAGCGGCTCCAGGCGGCGCGCCCCGGCCTGGTGATCGGCAACTTCGCCCGCGGGCTCGACGAGCGGTAG
- a CDS encoding sigma-70 family RNA polymerase sigma factor — protein sequence MFDFRHTNATRREFEELTLEHLDPLYSAALRLTKNERDAEDLVQDTFLRAYRFFDKFERGTNIKAWLFKILTNTFINRYRRKVKERTVVEGAEKETVHERFISRRATEYAANPEQYFFDRLLSDDVLRSIDELPIDFRLVVILADLQDFSYNEIAEIVGCPVGTVMSRLYRGRKLLQKKLKEFARGSGFVSDEAIEAAFAPKEPKEKAPTDLGEYRRKRTATR from the coding sequence GTGTTCGATTTTCGCCACACCAACGCCACCCGCCGGGAGTTCGAGGAGCTCACCCTCGAGCATCTCGACCCGCTCTACTCCGCGGCGCTGCGGCTCACCAAGAACGAGCGCGACGCCGAGGATCTGGTCCAGGATACCTTCCTGCGTGCCTACCGCTTCTTCGACAAATTCGAGCGCGGCACCAACATCAAGGCCTGGCTCTTCAAGATCCTCACCAACACCTTCATCAACCGGTACCGCCGGAAGGTGAAGGAGCGCACGGTGGTCGAGGGAGCAGAGAAGGAGACGGTGCACGAGCGCTTCATCAGCCGCCGTGCCACCGAATACGCCGCCAACCCGGAGCAGTACTTCTTCGATCGGCTGCTGAGCGACGACGTGCTCCGCTCCATCGACGAGCTGCCCATCGACTTCCGGCTCGTGGTCATCCTCGCCGACCTCCAGGACTTCTCGTACAACGAGATCGCCGAGATCGTCGGTTGCCCGGTGGGCACGGTGATGAGCCGCCTCTATCGTGGCCGCAAGCTCCTCCAGAAGAAGCTGAAGGAGTTCGCGCGCGGTTCGGGTTTCGTCTCCGACGAGGCGATCGAAGCGGCCTTCGCTCCGAAGGAGCCGAAGGAGAAGGCGCCCACCGACCTCGGCGAGTACCGCCGCAAGCGCACCGCGACGCGCTAG